Proteins encoded in a region of the Veillonella parvula genome:
- a CDS encoding aminotransferase class I/II-fold pyridoxal phosphate-dependent enzyme, which translates to MSNQEKMPFVEALESYKEQHFVPFHTPGHKIGVEAPQLLKNWMGPALPYDLGVMYALDDLHEPERELKEAQDLTAELYGVDCCWFSINGTTALIEAMIMGTVGPDETIIIPREAHRSVISGLVLSGAKPVYMDCDFDERWGIPLGVSLENAIKSMDAHPEAKAILLVYPNYYGVGIDIVNIIQEAHKRGLIVLVDEAHGPHLPFSESLPIEAIEAGADLVAQSTHKSVGSLTQTSWLLGQGKKIDKRRITQMHQMLQSTSPNYIFLASLDMARHQLATAGNDLVSRAVELSMYLREELNKISGIAAMEYTDIQERVINYDCTKVLIDAKELGLTGVEFERMLREHHIEVELVQAHHVLVLITIGDTKESVTALIKAVQAVSEKVLRAFKEFNKTEEEQLQDISKDSALLPAPIVRITPRNAMYANREQVPLKEALHRIAGETIAYYPPGIPCVAVGEEISASVLQYIENRKALGFVPNGADDMTLETIWVLQE; encoded by the coding sequence ATGAGTAATCAAGAAAAAATGCCTTTTGTAGAGGCTTTAGAATCATATAAAGAACAACATTTCGTGCCCTTTCATACACCAGGTCATAAGATAGGCGTTGAAGCACCTCAACTATTAAAGAATTGGATGGGGCCAGCGTTACCCTATGACTTAGGTGTTATGTATGCTTTAGATGATTTACATGAACCTGAACGGGAATTAAAAGAAGCGCAAGACTTAACAGCAGAGTTATATGGAGTTGATTGTTGTTGGTTTTCTATTAATGGTACTACAGCTTTGATTGAAGCCATGATTATGGGGACTGTAGGGCCTGATGAAACCATTATTATTCCTCGAGAAGCACATCGTTCTGTTATTAGTGGGCTTGTTCTCTCAGGGGCCAAACCAGTATATATGGACTGTGATTTTGATGAACGCTGGGGAATTCCACTAGGTGTATCATTAGAAAATGCTATCAAATCAATGGATGCACATCCAGAGGCAAAGGCGATTCTTTTAGTGTATCCAAACTATTATGGCGTGGGCATAGATATTGTTAATATCATACAAGAGGCTCATAAGCGGGGACTTATTGTACTTGTTGATGAAGCTCATGGGCCTCATTTGCCGTTCTCTGAAAGTTTACCTATAGAGGCTATAGAGGCTGGAGCAGATTTGGTGGCTCAAAGTACACATAAATCTGTTGGCTCTTTGACACAAACATCTTGGCTATTAGGGCAAGGTAAAAAAATTGATAAGCGGCGTATTACGCAAATGCATCAAATGTTACAAAGTACGAGTCCAAACTATATTTTCCTTGCTTCCTTAGATATGGCGCGCCATCAATTAGCCACAGCAGGTAATGATTTAGTAAGTCGTGCAGTAGAGTTGAGTATGTACTTACGTGAGGAACTCAATAAAATTTCTGGTATTGCTGCTATGGAATACACGGATATTCAAGAGCGAGTAATAAATTATGATTGTACTAAGGTGCTGATTGATGCTAAAGAATTAGGGCTCACAGGTGTAGAATTTGAACGGATGTTACGAGAACATCATATTGAGGTGGAGTTAGTACAAGCTCATCATGTGCTAGTGCTCATTACCATAGGTGATACAAAAGAGTCTGTAACTGCTCTTATTAAGGCTGTACAAGCTGTAAGTGAAAAGGTGTTACGTGCATTTAAAGAATTTAATAAAACAGAGGAAGAGCAATTGCAAGACATTAGTAAAGATTCTGCGCTGCTGCCAGCGCCTATTGTGCGCATAACCCCTCGTAATGCTATGTATGCAAATCGTGAGCAAGTACCTTTAAAAGAAGCACTTCATCGCATTGCAGGGGAGACAATTGCTTATTATCCACCGGGTATTCCCTGTGTAGCAGTAGGTGAAGAGATTAGTGCCTCTGTGTTACAATATATAGAGAATCGCAAGGCTTTAGGTTTTGTACCGAATGGTGCTGATGATATGACATTGGAAACGATTTGGGTATTACAGGAGTAA
- the pth gene encoding aminoacyl-tRNA hydrolase — protein sequence MKLVVGLGNPGKQYEKTKHNIGFMVIDAIADSVPHTPWREEQRAEVCSITVDGEKVLLVKPQTFMNLSGESVGPLMRYYKIDPSDVYCIYDDMDLPIGKLRIRPNGSSGGHNGIKSLISHIGTENFPRFRVGIGRPLPQWTVIDHVLAPFSEESQEKVQKGIKDTVKAVLGTLEVGMDKGMNQFNPKRRPQR from the coding sequence TTGAAATTAGTAGTAGGCCTCGGTAACCCCGGCAAGCAATACGAAAAGACAAAACATAATATTGGATTTATGGTTATTGATGCCATTGCCGATAGTGTCCCTCACACGCCTTGGAGAGAGGAGCAACGTGCTGAGGTATGCAGTATTACCGTAGATGGTGAAAAAGTATTGCTTGTAAAGCCGCAAACATTTATGAATCTAAGTGGTGAGTCTGTAGGACCGTTAATGCGGTACTACAAAATTGATCCATCTGATGTGTATTGTATCTATGATGACATGGATTTACCTATAGGTAAGTTGCGTATTCGACCAAATGGTAGTTCGGGTGGACATAATGGGATTAAATCCTTAATTTCCCATATAGGAACAGAAAATTTTCCTCGATTCCGCGTGGGAATTGGACGTCCGTTACCACAATGGACTGTCATTGATCACGTTTTAGCACCATTTAGTGAAGAGTCGCAAGAGAAGGTACAAAAAGGTATTAAGGATACGGTAAAAGCCGTATTAGGCACCCTAGAGGTAGGTATGGATAAAGGCATGAATCAATTCAATCCTAAACGTCGTCCACAGCGATAA
- a CDS encoding ribose-phosphate diphosphokinase: protein MAFEDGKKLKIFTGNANPALAKEICDYLGLPLGEAFVGRFNNGEVQIMIDESVRGKDVFIIQPTSYPVNDNLMELMVMADALKRASARHITAVVPYYGYARQDRKTRGREPITAKLVANLMQTAGITRLVTIDLHAGQIQGFFDVPVDHLFGASILAKYINEKNMEDIIVVSPDLGGVTRARDLADRIGAPIAIIEKKRPEPGVAKVMNLIGDVAGKNCIIIDDIVDTAGSLVEGAKALEEFGAKSVTAAVTHAVLTDPASERIANSNIKELIVTNTIPLPENCNLPNITQLSVAPLLGEAIMRIFHEVSVSNLFDK, encoded by the coding sequence ATGGCATTTGAAGACGGCAAAAAACTCAAGATTTTCACAGGTAATGCAAATCCTGCATTGGCAAAGGAAATTTGTGATTATTTAGGGTTGCCTTTAGGTGAAGCATTTGTAGGTCGTTTTAACAATGGCGAAGTACAAATAATGATTGATGAAAGCGTACGTGGCAAAGATGTATTTATCATTCAACCAACTAGCTATCCTGTAAATGATAATTTAATGGAACTCATGGTTATGGCTGACGCGTTAAAACGAGCTTCTGCACGTCATATCACTGCAGTAGTTCCTTACTATGGCTATGCTCGCCAAGACCGTAAGACTCGCGGTCGTGAGCCGATTACAGCTAAATTAGTAGCTAATTTGATGCAAACGGCAGGTATTACACGTCTTGTAACAATTGATTTGCATGCAGGACAAATTCAAGGTTTCTTTGATGTGCCTGTAGATCATTTGTTTGGCGCATCTATTTTGGCTAAATATATTAATGAAAAAAATATGGAAGATATTATCGTTGTATCTCCTGACCTTGGCGGTGTTACAAGAGCTCGTGATTTGGCTGACCGCATTGGTGCACCGATTGCAATCATTGAGAAAAAACGCCCTGAACCAGGTGTGGCTAAAGTTATGAATCTCATCGGTGATGTGGCAGGTAAAAACTGTATTATTATCGATGATATCGTAGATACAGCTGGATCCTTGGTTGAAGGTGCTAAAGCATTGGAAGAATTCGGTGCTAAATCCGTTACCGCCGCTGTTACACATGCAGTGTTGACAGATCCGGCAAGTGAACGAATTGCAAATTCCAATATTAAGGAACTTATCGTTACTAATACTATTCCATTGCCGGAAAATTGCAACTTACCAAATATTACGCAATTATCCGTAGCTCCATTGTTGGGTGAAGCAATTATGCGTATCTTCCATGAAGTGTCTGTAAGTAATTTATTTGATAAATAA
- the glmU gene encoding bifunctional UDP-N-acetylglucosamine diphosphorylase/glucosamine-1-phosphate N-acetyltransferase GlmU, with protein sequence MNIASLILAAGKGTRMKSKLPKVLHKVGGKAMVERVLETVQSIGTNRDVVIVGFGGDAVQNYLGERAEFVRQEEQNGTGHAVKMAQPVLGDYDGTILLLCGDTPLVTKESLEALLEEHKNSGAAATILTAHMPDPTGYGRIIRNEAGSVVRIVEQKDGKPEELAVQEVNTGMYAFDSKKLWPCLDQLSDDNAQGELYITDVVGILVNGGDKVSAYMTKDFEESLGVNSRLQLAEAEAILKHRKNVELMTAGVTIIDPENTYVAPEVTVGADTILHPGTILEGDTVIGERCEIGPHTRLTNVKVGNDTIIHFTYGHDCEVKDGVDVGPYAHLRPNTVLGNKVHVGNFVEVKNSIVGEGTKFPHLSYIGDSDVGAGVNIGCGTITVNYDGKVKHRTTIGDGAFVGCNSNLVAPVTIGNYSYVGAGSTITKNVPDKALAVGRSKQIVKENWVTEDTFKKK encoded by the coding sequence ATGAATATTGCAAGCCTTATTTTAGCTGCTGGTAAGGGCACGCGTATGAAGTCTAAATTGCCAAAAGTGTTACACAAGGTCGGCGGTAAGGCGATGGTAGAACGCGTTCTTGAAACGGTTCAATCCATTGGTACCAATCGCGATGTTGTTATCGTTGGTTTTGGTGGCGATGCAGTACAAAATTACTTGGGAGAGCGTGCTGAATTTGTTCGTCAAGAAGAACAAAATGGTACAGGTCATGCAGTTAAGATGGCTCAACCAGTACTTGGTGATTATGATGGTACAATCTTATTGTTATGCGGTGATACTCCCCTGGTTACAAAAGAAAGTTTAGAAGCACTTTTAGAAGAACATAAAAATTCCGGTGCAGCAGCTACAATCTTAACTGCTCATATGCCGGATCCAACTGGTTATGGACGTATCATTCGTAATGAAGCGGGTTCTGTAGTTCGTATCGTAGAACAGAAAGATGGTAAACCTGAAGAATTAGCGGTTCAAGAAGTAAATACAGGTATGTACGCTTTTGATAGTAAAAAATTATGGCCTTGCTTAGATCAATTATCTGATGATAATGCCCAAGGTGAATTGTATATTACTGATGTAGTTGGTATTCTCGTAAATGGTGGCGACAAGGTAAGTGCATACATGACTAAGGATTTTGAAGAATCTTTAGGTGTAAACTCACGTTTGCAATTAGCAGAGGCTGAAGCTATATTAAAACATCGTAAAAATGTTGAGTTAATGACTGCTGGCGTAACAATTATTGATCCTGAAAATACCTATGTGGCTCCTGAGGTAACAGTAGGTGCAGATACAATTTTGCATCCTGGTACAATTCTTGAAGGTGATACCGTGATTGGTGAGCGTTGTGAAATTGGACCACATACTCGTTTGACGAATGTAAAAGTCGGTAATGATACGATTATCCATTTTACTTATGGTCATGACTGTGAAGTAAAAGACGGTGTAGATGTAGGTCCATATGCCCATTTGCGTCCAAATACAGTTTTAGGTAATAAGGTTCATGTAGGTAACTTTGTAGAGGTTAAGAACTCTATTGTTGGGGAAGGTACCAAGTTTCCACATCTCTCCTATATCGGCGATAGTGATGTTGGGGCCGGTGTTAATATTGGCTGTGGCACTATTACCGTAAATTATGATGGGAAAGTTAAGCATCGTACGACTATTGGTGATGGTGCATTTGTTGGTTGTAATAGTAACTTAGTTGCTCCTGTAACAATAGGTAATTATAGCTATGTAGGTGCGGGCTCAACTATTACTAAAAACGTACCAGATAAGGCCTTGGCGGTAGGTCGTAGCAAGCAAATTGTGAAAGAAAATTGGGTAACAGAGGATACTTTCAAAAAGAAATAA
- the purR gene encoding pur operon repressor, whose translation MDKVRRVERMVAMTKLLVDSPQKLIPLNYFCDFFGMAKSTVSEDLTCVRQSMEHFQLGTLETVAGVAGGVRFIPHRKGTQANDILRDVQARLMEPDRIIPGGFIYMSDILYDWHVMTRLGEIIMTRFVNREPDYILTVETKGIPLAVMVARAFNKPLVIARRDSKVTEGSAISINYVTGSSGRIQTMTLTKRAIPPNAKVLIIDDFMKAGGTAKGLKELVLEMSGVVVGTGVLVATAEPSPKLIDDYESLFTFYGIDENTKKISIEPVLDEE comes from the coding sequence ATGGATAAAGTACGGCGTGTAGAACGAATGGTGGCAATGACAAAACTGTTAGTTGATTCACCGCAAAAATTGATTCCTTTAAATTACTTTTGCGACTTTTTTGGCATGGCTAAATCAACGGTTAGTGAAGATTTGACATGTGTAAGGCAGTCTATGGAACACTTTCAACTGGGGACCTTAGAAACGGTGGCCGGTGTAGCTGGTGGGGTACGATTTATTCCGCATCGTAAGGGAACACAAGCGAACGATATTTTACGCGATGTACAAGCTCGTTTAATGGAGCCAGATCGCATCATTCCAGGTGGTTTTATTTATATGTCTGATATCTTATATGATTGGCACGTAATGACACGTCTGGGTGAGATTATTATGACTCGTTTTGTGAACCGTGAACCAGACTATATTTTGACTGTAGAAACAAAGGGGATCCCTTTGGCTGTAATGGTAGCGAGAGCTTTCAATAAACCACTTGTTATTGCTAGACGTGATAGTAAGGTAACAGAAGGTTCTGCTATTAGCATTAATTATGTAACAGGTTCCTCTGGGCGCATTCAAACTATGACACTAACTAAACGGGCAATTCCTCCTAATGCGAAGGTGTTAATTATCGATGACTTTATGAAAGCTGGCGGTACTGCTAAGGGGCTTAAAGAATTAGTTCTTGAAATGAGTGGGGTCGTTGTTGGCACAGGTGTTCTTGTAGCTACAGCTGAACCAAGTCCGAAATTGATCGATGATTATGAATCACTATTTACTTTTTATGGTATCGATGAAAATACAAAGAAAATTAGTATAGAGCCTGTGTTAGATGAAGAGTAA
- a CDS encoding peptidoglycan-binding protein, whose translation MIKKIIITCTLVCMIVMVSSVSLAKTIDRGQRGHHVSKVQTMLKHQGFLHDSIDGIYGHNTEQAVRKFQKSKGLPVDGRVGPATMNALEKMETRYGGHGTERNHNGVPNKYSKVLTMEASGYSSQDPGNGKYTATGSRLRKGLVSVDPKLIPLGTRLYIEGYGYAVADDVGGAIKGHRIDLAFDSRAEALQFGRQSVKVYIL comes from the coding sequence ATGATAAAAAAAATAATTATTACATGTACGCTTGTTTGTATGATTGTAATGGTATCCTCTGTATCATTAGCAAAAACTATTGATCGGGGGCAACGAGGGCATCACGTTAGTAAGGTGCAAACCATGTTAAAGCATCAAGGTTTTTTACATGATTCTATAGATGGCATTTACGGTCATAATACAGAACAAGCTGTTCGAAAATTTCAAAAATCTAAAGGGCTCCCTGTAGATGGTCGTGTTGGTCCTGCTACGATGAATGCTTTGGAAAAGATGGAGACTCGTTATGGAGGCCATGGCACAGAACGCAATCATAATGGAGTGCCTAATAAATACTCTAAAGTTTTAACGATGGAGGCTAGTGGCTATTCATCTCAAGATCCTGGCAACGGAAAATATACAGCTACAGGTAGTCGTCTACGGAAGGGACTTGTGTCTGTAGACCCTAAATTAATTCCTTTGGGAACGCGATTATATATTGAAGGTTATGGCTATGCTGTAGCTGACGATGTAGGTGGTGCTATTAAAGGGCATCGCATTGATTTAGCTTTTGATTCTCGTGCAGAAGCATTACAGTTTGGACGTCAATCTGTAAAGGTTTATATTTTATAA
- the nhaA gene encoding Na+/H+ antiporter NhaA, whose product MERIFVFLRSPGAATSVLLGATVLALILANSPSSEQYFQIVNHHIGNLTILEWVNDALMAIFFLFVGLEVKRELVSGELNTNAKRVMPGIAALFGVLTPAFIYYLIAGFHSEYIHGWAIPTATDIAFSIGIISALGSRVPNSMKVFLTALAVIDDLIAIIVIAIFYASSIHMMYLGAAVVVVAALIYCNKQGYVRPLPYIILGFILWYCVLKSGLHATMAGVILAMTIPSKGKRGRKYVRPMQHWEHLLSNWVSFLIVPIFAFFNAGVDLRNVSVNDLTHPVVLGVALGLIIGKQIGIFGAVFAMVKCGLVPMPTEANWKHVYGTAIVCGIGFTMSIFVSILAFEPGHAQEMAKGGVILGSLISALFGYIFLRLVGANRKECHIGVYHNC is encoded by the coding sequence ATGGAACGCATTTTTGTTTTCTTACGTTCTCCAGGTGCAGCTACATCTGTACTCCTAGGAGCAACAGTACTCGCTTTAATTTTAGCGAACTCTCCATCATCTGAACAATACTTTCAAATCGTTAATCACCATATAGGTAATCTAACAATTTTAGAATGGGTTAATGATGCATTGATGGCAATCTTCTTCCTTTTTGTAGGTCTCGAAGTTAAGCGTGAATTAGTATCAGGTGAGCTTAATACTAATGCTAAGCGTGTGATGCCAGGCATTGCCGCATTATTTGGTGTTCTAACGCCCGCTTTTATCTACTACTTAATTGCAGGTTTTCATTCTGAATATATACATGGTTGGGCAATACCAACTGCTACGGATATTGCATTTTCCATCGGTATTATATCTGCATTAGGCTCTAGAGTACCGAATTCAATGAAAGTATTTCTAACAGCTCTTGCCGTTATAGATGATTTGATTGCTATCATCGTAATTGCAATCTTCTATGCGTCAAGTATTCACATGATGTATTTAGGTGCAGCTGTCGTAGTTGTAGCTGCTTTAATCTATTGTAATAAGCAAGGATATGTACGACCTTTACCATATATCATTCTAGGGTTTATCCTTTGGTATTGTGTATTAAAATCTGGTTTACATGCAACTATGGCTGGTGTAATCTTAGCTATGACAATTCCTTCAAAAGGCAAACGAGGCCGTAAGTATGTTCGCCCAATGCAACATTGGGAACATTTATTGTCCAATTGGGTTAGTTTTTTAATTGTACCAATATTTGCATTCTTTAATGCTGGTGTAGATTTACGTAATGTATCTGTTAATGACTTAACGCATCCTGTAGTGCTTGGTGTTGCATTAGGCCTTATTATAGGGAAACAAATAGGTATTTTTGGTGCAGTATTTGCGATGGTGAAATGTGGCCTTGTACCAATGCCGACAGAAGCTAATTGGAAGCATGTATATGGTACTGCGATTGTATGTGGTATAGGCTTTACAATGAGTATCTTCGTATCTATCTTGGCATTTGAACCCGGTCACGCTCAAGAAATGGCAAAAGGTGGCGTTATACTTGGCTCATTAATCTCTGCATTATTCGGCTACATCTTCTTAAGACTTGTTGGTGCAAACCGAAAAGAATGTCATATTGGTGTATACCATAACTGCTAA
- the nhaA gene encoding Na+/H+ antiporter NhaA: MNFIKAFFQSESAGGISLLSAAILGVLVANSPIAAQYFAVMQIHLGPMTILEWVNDALMALFFLYVGIEIKKEMISGELDTKAKRVLPVLAAFAGVITPAIVYYFAAGYMPEYRHGWGIPTATDIAFAIGVITMLGNKVSTAMKAFLAALAIIDDLIAIVVIALFYGAGVNFMDLIAAAAVTGLLIYTNKQGYLRPLPYCVLGLVLWYLVLKSGVHATIAGVVLAMTIPFKGKVIDKVVYPMEEWAHALRNWVNFLIIPLFSFLNAGVSFADFSIDNLFHPVIIGVSFGLILGKQLGIFSAVYILVQSKAIKMPTKTTWPEIYGTAILCGIGFTMSLFVATLAFPPGITQEMAKVGIFIGSITAGLLGAIVLILAYQIRKMRGKI; this comes from the coding sequence ATGAATTTTATAAAAGCATTTTTCCAGTCAGAGTCTGCTGGTGGGATATCCTTGCTGTCCGCTGCTATTTTAGGCGTTCTTGTGGCGAACTCACCGATTGCAGCACAGTATTTTGCAGTCATGCAAATACACCTTGGTCCAATGACTATACTGGAGTGGGTAAATGATGCCTTAATGGCTCTTTTTTTCCTTTATGTTGGTATAGAGATCAAGAAGGAAATGATTTCTGGGGAGCTTGATACGAAGGCGAAACGTGTGCTTCCCGTATTAGCCGCATTTGCAGGTGTTATTACGCCAGCTATTGTGTATTATTTTGCGGCTGGATATATGCCAGAATATAGACATGGTTGGGGGATTCCTACCGCTACAGATATCGCTTTTGCTATAGGCGTTATTACAATGCTTGGTAATAAGGTATCTACAGCGATGAAAGCCTTTCTAGCTGCATTAGCTATTATTGACGACTTGATTGCCATAGTCGTTATTGCTCTCTTTTATGGGGCAGGCGTTAATTTTATGGATTTAATAGCTGCTGCGGCTGTAACTGGTTTACTGATTTATACTAATAAGCAAGGCTATTTAAGACCACTTCCGTATTGTGTTCTAGGATTAGTTCTTTGGTATTTAGTTTTAAAATCTGGTGTGCATGCTACCATTGCTGGTGTTGTACTGGCTATGACAATTCCTTTTAAAGGTAAAGTTATAGATAAGGTAGTATATCCTATGGAAGAATGGGCCCATGCTTTACGCAATTGGGTAAACTTCTTAATTATACCATTATTTAGTTTTTTAAATGCTGGTGTATCCTTTGCTGATTTTTCCATAGATAATTTATTCCATCCTGTAATCATAGGTGTTTCATTCGGTTTAATCTTAGGAAAACAATTAGGTATATTCTCTGCCGTCTACATTTTGGTTCAATCTAAGGCAATTAAGATGCCTACAAAAACGACGTGGCCTGAAATTTATGGGACAGCTATTTTGTGTGGTATTGGCTTTACTATGAGCCTTTTTGTTGCTACACTGGCTTTCCCACCAGGTATAACACAAGAAATGGCTAAGGTAGGTATCTTTATAGGATCAATCACGGCAGGCTTGCTAGGTGCGATTGTCCTAATTTTAGCTTATCAAATACGCAAGATGCGTGGTAAAATTTAA
- a CDS encoding PepSY-associated TM helix domain-containing protein, giving the protein MSKVYKVHKWLSIISLIFFLMFCITGLVLMFRTELNAWAQGGTIHHSSAIMSMNEHEESIFKYADQGALLVKQKYPSKDILNISPAMGATHILRYRIIESTATVAPPARMGMGGDYVLYNPISKELITSHNEPPVHPWIRSMLHTLHQLHTRLDLGKIGIYIVTFLSFLCSLTIISGIFLYGPFRKSYSKASVLSKKMKIGVLHREFSIVATVWGFILCITGVWIGGFFIANDNYNADVLHNAKQELSIGQSEILQPSEAISRIMKVYPDRQVISMDYPSKFNNYHYAFYLGAENDDDPAMFLGQPVYANLYVDSSNDRFSTKAVPWYFTGMTTMINLHIHNHNTMALKILWAIWDIVLIIGIVTGLMMTIIRKYKKSDVILSKVSVEEKHIWRTPLFCSISVLIGLLLPLWQNPVMNTIAAICLTVSLIVFFISLLKESKQY; this is encoded by the coding sequence ATGTCAAAAGTATATAAAGTTCATAAATGGTTATCTATTATTTCCTTAATTTTCTTCTTAATGTTTTGTATTACAGGATTAGTACTCATGTTTCGAACTGAGTTAAATGCATGGGCTCAAGGTGGAACAATACATCATTCATCAGCTATAATGTCGATGAATGAACATGAAGAATCTATATTTAAGTATGCTGATCAGGGGGCACTACTTGTTAAACAGAAATATCCATCAAAAGATATTTTGAATATATCCCCTGCTATGGGGGCTACACATATTTTACGGTATCGTATTATTGAATCTACGGCTACGGTAGCACCTCCAGCTCGCATGGGAATGGGTGGGGATTATGTTTTATATAATCCTATATCTAAAGAACTGATTACTTCACATAATGAGCCTCCTGTACATCCTTGGATTCGTAGTATGTTACATACTCTTCATCAATTACATACACGATTAGATTTAGGTAAAATTGGCATATATATTGTAACATTCTTATCATTTTTATGTAGTCTCACTATTATTTCAGGGATTTTTTTATATGGTCCATTTCGTAAAAGTTATTCTAAAGCCTCTGTTTTATCTAAGAAAATGAAAATAGGTGTATTACATCGTGAATTCTCAATAGTTGCAACGGTCTGGGGATTTATATTATGTATAACAGGTGTATGGATTGGGGGCTTTTTTATTGCAAATGATAACTATAATGCCGATGTACTTCATAATGCTAAACAGGAACTTTCGATTGGACAATCTGAAATATTGCAACCATCAGAAGCAATTTCTCGTATAATGAAAGTATATCCAGATCGACAAGTTATTTCTATGGATTATCCATCTAAGTTTAACAATTACCATTATGCATTTTATTTAGGTGCAGAAAATGATGATGATCCAGCTATGTTTCTTGGACAGCCTGTATATGCTAACTTGTATGTCGATTCTAGTAATGATAGATTTTCTACTAAAGCAGTTCCATGGTATTTTACAGGTATGACGACTATGATTAACCTACATATTCATAATCATAATACGATGGCTCTGAAGATATTGTGGGCTATATGGGATATTGTTCTCATTATTGGTATCGTGACTGGACTTATGATGACTATTATTAGAAAGTATAAAAAATCAGATGTAATTCTATCTAAAGTATCGGTAGAGGAAAAGCATATTTGGCGTACACCATTATTTTGTAGTATATCTGTTCTTATAGGATTGCTTCTACCACTTTGGCAAAATCCTGTTATGAATACGATTGCTGCTATTTGTTTAACTGTATCACTTATTGTATTTTTTATCTCTTTACTTAAAGAAAGTAAACAATATTGA
- a CDS encoding TOBE domain-containing protein, with protein sequence MKLSARNQLKGTIVEIQEGAVNAIVKINVGNNNIVTADITIQSVKELGLAVGKEVVAVIKSTSVMVGVE encoded by the coding sequence ATGAAATTAAGTGCAAGAAATCAATTAAAAGGTACTATCGTTGAGATCCAAGAAGGCGCTGTAAATGCAATCGTAAAAATCAACGTAGGTAATAATAATATTGTTACTGCTGACATTACTATTCAATCCGTTAAAGAATTAGGCTTAGCAGTTGGCAAAGAAGTTGTCGCTGTTATCAAATCCACTAGCGTAATGGTTGGTGTAGAATAA